From Chitinivibrionales bacterium, one genomic window encodes:
- a CDS encoding ADP-ribosylglycohydrolase family protein, with amino-acid sequence MDFKAKIRSSIIAGIIGDALGVPVEYSTSRELSLCSVKNMLGYGRYDQPEGTWSDDTALSLCTIESLCKGYDLEDIARTFCRWLFSSHLTANGHVFDCGIVTYVALENFRSGKDARKSGCAGEEDNGNGSLMRILPAALYFMKKDIDEFLAAVHEISAITHAHPRSMMACGIYSLLIKNLFSENPKEKAFAQTVEKAGRYYKSQKPFKNEIEHFDRILSGDIVSCKAAQINTTGYVVDTLEAALWSFMNHTTTRDIVLASVNSGLDTDTSGILAGGLAGAEYGLESIPEEWIDCLARKEKIEKMIRQFSTKVAAE; translated from the coding sequence ATGGATTTTAAAGCGAAAATCAGATCTTCAATAATTGCAGGAATAATCGGCGATGCTCTTGGTGTGCCAGTCGAATACTCTACCAGCCGAGAATTATCCCTTTGTTCGGTTAAGAACATGCTGGGATACGGCCGTTACGACCAGCCTGAAGGAACATGGTCCGACGACACCGCTCTCTCACTTTGTACAATCGAGAGTTTATGTAAGGGGTATGATCTCGAAGATATTGCCCGGACATTCTGCCGGTGGCTTTTCAGTTCTCACCTGACCGCTAACGGCCATGTTTTTGATTGCGGGATTGTAACCTACGTGGCACTTGAAAATTTCCGATCGGGCAAAGATGCCCGCAAATCCGGTTGTGCGGGTGAAGAAGATAACGGCAATGGTTCCCTGATGCGCATATTGCCTGCGGCACTCTATTTTATGAAAAAAGACATCGATGAGTTCCTTGCGGCTGTCCACGAAATATCCGCAATTACTCATGCCCATCCCCGTTCGATGATGGCTTGCGGAATCTATTCGTTATTAATAAAAAATCTCTTTTCGGAAAACCCGAAAGAGAAAGCCTTTGCTCAAACCGTCGAAAAAGCCGGCCGCTATTATAAATCGCAAAAACCGTTCAAAAATGAGATTGAGCATTTTGACCGTATCCTTTCGGGGGATATTGTTTCCTGCAAAGCAGCGCAGATCAATACGACCGGCTATGTTGTCGATACTCTGGAGGCTGCTTTATGGTCTTTTATGAATCATACGACCACACGGGATATTGTTCTGGCCTCTGTAAATTCAGGCCTTGACACCGACACATCCGGTATCCTGGCAGGAGGATTGGCGGGCGCCGAATACGGACTCGAGAGTATTCCCGAGGAATGGATCGATTGTTTGGCCCGAAAAGAAAAAATTGAAAAAATGATACGGCAATTTTCCACAAAAGTTGCCGCCGAATAA
- a CDS encoding TonB family protein — MSAAMKIVSMVLIIVASVGFNMGLVDIRFEELRYLLDKIVVDEKAGQTFGIVAKYELIKQRILYGEENIKSFELEAKVAALTSSGQAEKLQENKQQKFYLIPIRIMLNGIRFVLGKEPIKPKEENQILKVLEIGYFWERNKKYPEAIKIYDQVMENPGLTPEIKSAVMAHKAFCHSMLSEYSVAKDIYERIINVYPETEAGILSWKLLDFIESMEEERTSVKAQKDLSDFEKAKQFYMLMDYRNAIRYFSIFFQKNPSSRLEWEARYFKGRAHEEMGETQEATTEYYRVMRNDKSRVWAKQANRRMIMLGEFYEHKQQMAEEARKQLAKYQDQAFMDRLEQFADLVEESSLRKELLGSKSQKEITAYAVDDSLLKLINKIGSLDLTGEKEKKKHRELEKMKRELMAKGSLPKGEIKELERLTALKGNPYRRPTAIKRIIDENSSQLRYLYNKRLRTGNKLSGRMEVEIRIAAAGNVKSAKVLRSDIGDGSFEKSITHRILTWRFRPVPDSLGELKVNYPFEFYEENSY; from the coding sequence ATGAGTGCTGCAATGAAAATAGTCTCTATGGTCCTCATCATTGTCGCCTCTGTCGGCTTCAATATGGGCCTGGTCGATATCCGTTTTGAAGAACTCCGGTATCTCCTCGATAAAATTGTTGTTGATGAAAAAGCCGGCCAGACTTTCGGTATTGTGGCCAAATACGAACTCATCAAGCAGAGAATACTGTATGGTGAAGAAAACATTAAGAGCTTCGAACTCGAAGCCAAAGTCGCCGCTCTTACCTCGAGTGGGCAGGCCGAAAAACTGCAGGAAAACAAACAGCAAAAATTCTATCTTATCCCAATTCGAATAATGCTCAACGGTATCCGGTTTGTGCTGGGAAAAGAACCAATCAAACCAAAAGAAGAAAATCAGATATTAAAAGTGCTGGAAATCGGCTATTTCTGGGAACGAAACAAGAAATATCCCGAAGCCATCAAGATTTATGATCAGGTAATGGAAAATCCCGGACTTACGCCGGAAATAAAATCGGCCGTTATGGCCCATAAGGCATTTTGCCATTCGATGCTCAGTGAGTATTCGGTCGCAAAGGATATTTACGAAAGAATAATCAACGTCTATCCAGAAACGGAGGCCGGAATACTCTCCTGGAAACTACTGGACTTTATCGAATCGATGGAAGAGGAGCGGACATCGGTTAAGGCCCAGAAAGATCTTTCGGATTTTGAGAAGGCAAAACAGTTTTATATGCTGATGGATTATCGTAATGCAATTAGATATTTTTCGATCTTCTTTCAGAAAAATCCTTCATCACGACTGGAGTGGGAGGCACGGTATTTCAAGGGACGGGCTCATGAAGAGATGGGGGAGACCCAGGAGGCGACTACCGAATATTACCGGGTCATGCGCAATGATAAGAGCCGTGTCTGGGCAAAACAGGCCAACCGGCGGATGATTATGCTTGGTGAATTTTACGAACACAAGCAGCAGATGGCTGAAGAGGCGCGGAAACAACTGGCCAAGTATCAGGACCAGGCATTTATGGACCGGCTTGAACAATTTGCCGATCTGGTGGAAGAAAGCTCTTTACGAAAAGAACTTCTTGGAAGCAAGTCCCAAAAAGAGATAACCGCCTATGCGGTTGATGACAGTCTGCTGAAGCTTATCAATAAAATCGGGAGTCTGGACCTGACCGGTGAGAAAGAAAAGAAAAAACACCGAGAACTCGAAAAGATGAAACGGGAGCTGATGGCAAAAGGTTCACTTCCAAAGGGAGAAATAAAGGAACTCGAGCGGCTCACGGCACTCAAAGGCAATCCCTACCGCCGTCCGACAGCAATTAAGCGGATTATCGATGAAAATTCATCACAGTTAAGATATCTCTACAACAAACGCCTTCGTACAGGAAACAAACTTTCGGGGAGAATGGAAGTTGAGATACGGATTGCTGCAGCGGGTAATGTAAAAAGCGCAAAAGTTCTCCGTTCGGATATCGGTGATGGAAGCTTTGAGAAATCCATTACCCACAGAATACTCACCTGGCGGTTTCGACCGGTCCCCGATAGTCTGGGAGAGCTGAAAGTAAACTATCCCTTCGAGTTTTACGAAGAAAACAGTTATTGA